One stretch of Dokdonia sp. Hel_I_53 DNA includes these proteins:
- a CDS encoding DUF2721 domain-containing protein, protein MTLSLSIPALLFPAISLTMLAYNARYLAIAALIRNLYAAYQVSESENIGLQVKKLRQRLIIIKNMQAMAIISFLLAVITMFLIYIEILFWANMIFGVSLLALLCSLLLSLYEVQLSTKALEIQLRDMEN, encoded by the coding sequence ATGACACTCTCTCTAAGTATTCCTGCATTATTGTTTCCAGCAATCTCACTTACTATGCTCGCTTATAACGCCAGATATCTTGCTATAGCTGCTTTGATAAGGAATTTGTATGCGGCTTATCAGGTCAGTGAATCTGAAAACATAGGCTTACAGGTTAAGAAACTAAGGCAACGACTCATAATTATAAAAAACATGCAAGCCATGGCGATCATAAGCTTTTTATTGGCTGTGATAACTATGTTTTTAATCTATATCGAGATTCTGTTTTGGGCTAATATGATATTTGGTGTTAGCTTACTGGCTTTATTATGCTCTTTATTATTATCACTTTATGAGGTTCAACTCTCTACGAAAGCATTAGAAATACAATTAAGAGATATGGAAAACTAG